One genomic window of Acomys russatus chromosome 29, mAcoRus1.1, whole genome shotgun sequence includes the following:
- the Wasf2 gene encoding LOW QUALITY PROTEIN: actin-binding protein WASF2 (The sequence of the model RefSeq protein was modified relative to this genomic sequence to represent the inferred CDS: deleted 1 base in 1 codon) codes for MPLVTRNIEPRHLCRQTLPSDTSELECRTNITLANVIRQLGSLSKYAEDMFGEICTQASAFASRVNSLAERVDRVQVKVTQLDPKEEEVSLQGINTRKAFRSSTTQDQKLFDRNSLPVPVLETYTSCDAPPPLNNLSPYRDDGKEALKFYTNPSYFFDLWKEKMLQDTKDIMKEKRKHRKEKKDNPNRGNVNPRKIKTRKEEWEKMKMGQEFVESKDKLGSSGYSSALVYQNGSIGSVENVDAASYPPPPQSDSTSSPSPSFSEDNLPPPPAEFSYPAENQRGSVLAGPKRTSVVSPSHPPPAPPLGSPPGPKPGFAPPPAPPPPPPMGVPPPLPPMGFASPGTPPPPSPPSFPPHPDFAAPPPPPPPPATDYPMPPPPLSQPSGGSPPPPPPPPPPGPPPLPFSGADGQPAAPPPPLSDATKPKSSLPAVSDARSDLLSAIRQGFQLRRVEEQREQEKRDVVGNDVATILSRRIAVEYSDSEDDSSEFDEDDWSD; via the exons ATGCCGTTAGTAACCAGGAACATCGAGCCAAGGCACCTGTGCCGTCAGACGTTGCCTAGCGATACAAGCGAGCTGGAATGCAGGACCAACATCACCCTGGCAAATGTCATCCGACAGCTGGGCAGCCTGA GTAAGTACGCAGAGGACATGTTCGGAGAGATTTGCACTcaggcaagtgcctttgcctcccgagtaaACTCCCTTGCTGAGCGGGTTGACCGAGTGCAAGTTAAAGTCACTCAGCTGGATCCCAAGGAAGAAGAAG TGTCACTACAAGGAATCAACACTCGGAAGGCCTTCAGAAGCTCTACCACCCAAGACCAGAAGCTTTTTGACAGGAATTCTCTCCCAGTGCCTGTCTTGGAAACCTACACCAGCTGTGATGCTCCTCCCCCCCTCAACAATCTGAGTCCTTACAG GGATGATGGAAAAGAGGCACTCAAATTCTACACCAACCCTTCGTACTTCTTTGATCTTTGGAAGGAGAAGATGCTGCAGGACACCAAGGATAtcatgaaagagaagagaaagcatagG aaagaaaagaaagataatccGAATAGAGGGAATGTAAACCCACGTAAAATCAAGACACGtaaggaagagtgggagaagaTGAAGATGGGACAGGAATTTGTAGAGTCCAAAGACAAGCTGGGATCTTCTGG GTACTCATCTGCCTTGGTGTACCAGAATGGCAGCATTGGCTCTGTTGAAAATGTGGATGCAGCCAGCTACCCACCA CCGCCACAGTCAGACTCCACCTCTtcaccttctccttccttctctgaagACAACTTGCCTCCCCCACCAGCAGAATTCAG CTACCCTGCAGAAAACCAAAGAGGATCTGTCTTAGCTGGACCCAAAAGAACCAGCGTGGTCAGCCCAAGCCATCCACCCCCGGCTCCTCCTCTGGGCTCTCCACCAGGCCCCAAACCTGGTTTTGCGcctccacctgctcctccacctccacctccaatGGGCGTGCCTCCTCCACTGCCACCAATGGGGTTCGCATCTCCTGGGacccctccaccaccatcacctccatctTTCCCACCTCACCCTGATTTTGCTGCCCCTCCACCACCTCCCCCTCCACCGGCAACTGACTACCCAATGCCACCACCTCCCTTGTCCCAACCATCTGGAgggtctcctccccctccccctcctcctccacctccagggCCCCCGCCTCTCCCCTTCAGTGGTGCTGATGGCCAGCCTgccgcaccaccaccacctctttcTGATGCCACCAAGCCCAAGTCCTCATTGCCTGCTGTGAGTGATGCGCGCAGTGACCTGCTTTCTGCCATCCGTCAAG GCTTTCAGCTACGAAGGGTTGAAGAGCAGCGGGAGCAGGAAAAGCGTGATGTGGTGGGCAATGACGTGGCTACCATCCTGTCACGTCGCATTGCTGTTGAGTACAGCGACTCCGAAGATGATTCCTCTGAGTTTGATGAAGACGACTGGTCGGATTAA